A DNA window from Oncorhynchus tshawytscha isolate Ot180627B linkage group LG13, Otsh_v2.0, whole genome shotgun sequence contains the following coding sequences:
- the LOC112265306 gene encoding insulin-like growth factor-binding protein complex acid labile subunit yields the protein MLGILSTVIMALISVAATCPASPCECLDNVTVSCPDKRLKKFPNLPDGIEELYMAHNLIQAFPTSGLEQLQFLDLTKNRLNVSLTSNFIWPNMSSLVKLFLRGNCLGSLGPGQLQGLSALTFLDLSENHMEALHPGSLQGLGQLKTLILTLNQINSLQYGALSGAPALTDLHLSSNSIVEFEEGVFENSSKLVKLILSKNNLVSIGNGTFRGAVNLSHLDLSGNKFDFVPIDALRDVSQLHSLYLQKNSITFIPEDAFSELSHLRILVLNNNCLSRIAEDSLSGLFHLGQLDLSYNNLKSLPSEVFQYLGRLELLDLYHNNLTYLPEDLFHNLTRLRELQLDSNKISSIPPGLFHMMSKLRELQLANNQISDLHKALFSSLRSLRKLYLDNNVLSKIPRGLFHKTKSLRELQLDNNHLRSLARSIFHGLTKLHFLKLFNNRLTAIHPEQFSTLGELRELLLNENLIEDLPKGLFSKLQSLKILDLNNNRLTTLASTDFDGLGALKELNLSFNQLHDLPYATFYSLDDLRRLLLQNNRLVSLHLQVFSPLVDLQELDLDNNQIKLLHPDVFHGLHHLQKLHLKSNRLSTLVNGTLEPLESLKILHLEGNPWDCSCRSPILYINNWIINNTQKLQDKPMCSSINRPISQPANLLKPCVSVACCPRSKFPLEMLTVLTAWLLGIGFL from the coding sequence ATGTTGGGGATTTTAAGCACGGTCATCATGGCCCTCATCTCAGTCGCTGCTACCTGCCCTGCCTCACCATGTGAATGTCTGGACAACGTCACAGTCAGCTGCCCGgacaagaggctgaagaaattcccTAACCTCCCCGATGGTATTGAGGAGCTTTATATGGCCCACAACCTGATCCAGGCATTCCCCACCAGTGGACTGGAGCAGCTGCAGTTCCTGGATCTCACCAAAAACCGCCTCAATGTCTCCTTGACCTCCAACTTCATCTGGCCCAACATGAGCAGCCTAGTCAAGCTGTTTCTCAGGGGTAATTGCCTGGGTTCACTGGGCCCTGGGCAGCTCCAAGGCCTCTCAGCGCTCACCTTCCTGGACCTCAGTGAGAACCACATGGAGGCCCTGCACCCAGGATCTCTCCAAGGCCTTGGTCAATTGAAGACGCTCATTCTCACACTGAACCAGATCAACAGCCTGCAGTACGGGGCACTGAGTGGAGCCCCTGCACTCACTGACCTTCACCTGAGCAGCAACAGTATTGTGGAGTTTGAAGAAGGGGTGTTTGAGAACTCCTCCAAGTTGGTAAAGCTGATTTTGTCCAAGAACAACTTGGTTAGCATTGGGAATGGCACATTCAGGGGAGCAGTTAACCTGAGTCATCTGGACCTCAGTGGAAACAAGTTTGATTTTGTGCCCATTGATGCCCTGAGGGATGTGTCACAGCTGCACAGCTTGTACCTCCAGAAGAACAGCATCACCTTCATACCAGAAGATGCTTTCTCTGAGCTCAGCCATCTAAGGATTTTGGTTTTGAATAATAACTGCCTGAGCAGAATAGCTGAGGACTCATTGAGCGGTCTATTCCATCTCGGTCAATTGGATCTGAGCTACAATAACCTCAAATCCCTCCCCTCTGAAGTTTTTCAATATCTAGGCAGACTGGAGCTCCTGGATCTCTACCATAACAACCTGACATACCTTCCAGAGGACCTGTTTCACAACCTAACTAGGCTGAGAGAGCTGCAGCTTGACAGCAACAAGATCTCATCCATTCCACCAGGGCTCTTTCACATGATGTCTAAGCTAAGGGAACTCCAGCTGGCCAACAATCAGATATCTGACCTCCACAAAGCCTTGTTCTCCAGCTTGAGGAGCCTACGGAAACTCTACCTGGACAACAACGTACTAAGCAAGATTCCCAGAGGCCTATTCCACAAGACCAAGAGTCTCAGGGAGCTACAGTTAGACAATAACCACCTCAGGTCTCTCGCTAGGTCCATCTTCCATGGTCTGACAAAACTCCACTTCCTGAAGCTCTTCAACAACCGTCTCACAGCAATTCACCCTGAGCAGTTTTCTACCCTTGGTGAACTGAGAGAGCTCCTGTTGAATGAAAACCTGATTGAAGATCTTCCAAAAGGCTTATTTTCTAAGCTTCAAAGCCTCAAGATTCTGGATTTGAACAACAACCGCCTCACAACACTGGCTTCTACAGACTTTGATGGGTTAGGTGCCCTAAAGGAGCTTAATCTCAgcttcaaccagcttcatgatctCCCATATGCCACCTTCTACTCCCTGGATGATTTACGTAGACTCCTTCTCCAGAACAACCGCTTGGTGTCCTTGCACCTTCAGGTTTTCTCCCCCTTGGTCGACTTACAGGAGCTTGACTTGGACAACAACCAGATCAAACTGCTACACCCTGACGTGTTTCATGGCCTTCACCACCTCCAGAAACTGCACCTGAAATCAAACCGCCTCAGTACTCTTGTGAATGGGACACTGGAGCCTCTGGAGAGCCTGAAGATCCTCCACCTGGAGGGAAACCCCTGGGACTGCTCTTGCAGATCACCCATTCTGTACATCAATAACTGGATTATCAAcaatacccagaagctacaggaCAAACCCATGTGTTCCTCAATCAACCGACCCATTTCACAGCCTGCAAATCTATTAAAACCCTGTGTGAGCGTTGCATGCTGCCCCAGAAGCAAATTTCCCCTAGAGATGCTGACAGTGCTTACAGCTTGGCTTCTAGGTATTGGTTTTCTGTGA
- the LOC112265310 gene encoding gastrula zinc finger protein XlCGF26.1 isoform X1 — MCVVISTKMSILQGQIGSILEIMVSATVTEISKVFEGSASSEVPTTGENASETPNEQLTQLTSFMEILAKEAVDKIYQLFNECSSVLHLEVSRNQTENEDLKKRLDAVETELRTVLEGSGGRENTSANGCCSEVKVIHQLKGTQPGFCAGDAEVKRSPILHLWKGRLPSTVNEHSNMEDTIESVVIKEEGLEEYLYNSTSDPSHFLESQAQEVSDPENPTADPKDKGGDTGPKRLRKPKITGARRAKPKKENHLSCKHCRKTFSKLIQLKAHQAIHAAAEKPFICQQCGRGFSFKRSLDAHQLLHTGERPHTCGECGKAFTLKQLLKNHQRLHAGLRPFHCDECGKSFNRAHGLKMHQIVHTGERKYRCEICKKSFSIPGNLHRHQRIHTGEKPFRCDTCGKSFNQADTLKGHQRIHTGERPFTCETCGKCFIQRSALKMHQRTHAGESAFLCVVCGTVLACVNSLKTHLQTHTAEMPCMCSVCGSSLNSLTHLKSHQQLHTMEKPHSCGLCNKSFKSVSYLNIHMKTHTGERPFTCDVCGRMFTQHSSLKTHQAVHTGEKPFSCETCGKCFSNTGNLNRHQRIHTGEKPFSCDLCGRSFNQGNSLKAHKQIHTGEKLYMCDKCGKSFSYLRNLKDHKCYYI, encoded by the exons ATGTGCGTTGTGATTTCGACAAAAATGTCAATTTTGCAAGGACAGATTGGATCCATTTTGGAGATAATGGTCAGCGCGACTGTTACAGAAATTAGCAAAGTTTTCGAGGGTTCTGCCTCGTCTGAAGTGCCAACAACGGGAGAGAACGCGAGTGAAACCCCAAACGAACAG TTGACCCAGTTGACCTCTTTCATGGAGATACTGGCTAAGGAGGCTGTGGACAAAATCTACCAGCTATTCAACGAGTGCTCCTCTGTTCTGCATCTGGAAGTGTCTCGGAATCAAACTGAGAATGAGGACTTGAAGAAGAGGCTAGACGCGGTTGAGACCGAACTGAGGACTGTTTTAGAAGGGAGTGGAGGACGAGAGAACACATCAGCCAATGGCTGCTGCAGTGAAGTCAAGGTCATCCACCAGTTAAAAGGCACACAGCCAG GCTTTTGCGCTGGTGATGCAGAAGTGAAACGCTCCCCCATCCTCCACCTGTGGAAAGGGAGACTTCCCTCAACTGTAAACGAG cACTCCAACATGGAGGACACGATCGAGTCAGTTGTTATCAAAGAAGAAGGGTTGGAAGAGTACCTGTACAACAGCACATCAGACCCAAGTCATTTTTTAGAGAGCCAGGCCCAGGAGGTGAGTGACCCAGAGAACCCTACAGCGGACCCAAAGGACAAAGGTGGCGACACAGGGCCAAAGCGTTTGAGAAAGCCAAAGATCACAGGGGCTCGTCGGGCAAAGCCCAAAAAGGAGAACCACCTTAGCTGCAAGCACTGCAGGAAGACATTCAGCAAACTGATCCAGCTGAAAGCTCACCAGGCGATCCATGCAGCAGCGGAGAAACCTTTTATCTGCCAGCAGTGCGGCAGAGGTTTTTCCTTTAAACGCAGTTTGGATGCACACCAGCTgcttcacacaggagagagaccgcACACATGTGGCGAGTGTGGTAAAGCTTTCACCCTAAAGCAGCTACTCAAGAATCACCAGAGACTCCATGCAGGGTTGAGGCCGTTCCACTGTGACGAATGTGGCAAGAGCTTTAACCGGGCCCACGGTCTCAAGATGCACCAGATCGTCCACACGGGAGAGAGGAAGTACAGGTGTGAGATCTGCAAGAAGAGTTTCAGCATACCAGGAAATCTCCACAGGCACCAGCGTATACACACCGGTGAGAAACCGTTCCGTTGCGATACGTGCGGGAAAAGCTTCAACCAGGCAGACACTCTGAAAGGCCACCAGCGgatccacacaggagagaggccATTTACCTGTGAGACGTGCGGGAAATGTTTCATTCAAAGAAGTGCTCTGAAAATGCACCAAAGAACCCACGCAGGAGAGAGCGCCTTCCTCTGTGTGGTGTGCGGGACAGTCCTGGCTTGCGTCAACTCCCTCAAGACACACCTTCAGACTCACACAGCAGAGATGCCTTGTATGTGCTCAGTGTGCGGTAGTAGTCTCAATTCTCTCACTCACCTCAAATCGCACCAGCAACTCCACACTATGGAGAAGCCGCACAGCTGTGGCCTATGCAACAAGAGCTTCAAGTCGGTCAGCTACCTGAACATACACATGAAAACTCACACTGGGGAGAGACCGTTCACCTGTGACGTGTGTGGAAGGATGTTCACTCAACACAGCAGCCTGAAAACCCACCAGGCGGTCCATACTGGGGAGAAACCTTTCAGCTGTGAAACGTGTGGGAAATGTTTCAGCAACACTGGGAACCTCAACAGGCACCAGCggatacacactggagagaagccttttAGTTGTGACCTCTGTGGGAGGAGCTTCAACCAGGGCAACAGCCTCAAAGCCCACAAACaaatccacacaggagagaaacttTACATGTGCGACAAATGCGGGAAGAGTTTTTCCTACCTGAGGAATCTGAAAGATCACAAGTGTTACTATATCTAA
- the LOC112265310 gene encoding gastrula zinc finger protein XlCGF26.1 isoform X3: MEILAKEAVDKIYQLFNECSSVLHLEVSRNQTENEDLKKRLDAVETELRTVLEGSGGRENTSANGCCSEVKVIHQLKGTQPGFCAGDAEVKRSPILHLWKGRLPSTVNEHSNMEDTIESVVIKEEGLEEYLYNSTSDPSHFLESQAQEVSDPENPTADPKDKGGDTGPKRLRKPKITGARRAKPKKENHLSCKHCRKTFSKLIQLKAHQAIHAAAEKPFICQQCGRGFSFKRSLDAHQLLHTGERPHTCGECGKAFTLKQLLKNHQRLHAGLRPFHCDECGKSFNRAHGLKMHQIVHTGERKYRCEICKKSFSIPGNLHRHQRIHTGEKPFRCDTCGKSFNQADTLKGHQRIHTGERPFTCETCGKCFIQRSALKMHQRTHAGESAFLCVVCGTVLACVNSLKTHLQTHTAEMPCMCSVCGSSLNSLTHLKSHQQLHTMEKPHSCGLCNKSFKSVSYLNIHMKTHTGERPFTCDVCGRMFTQHSSLKTHQAVHTGEKPFSCETCGKCFSNTGNLNRHQRIHTGEKPFSCDLCGRSFNQGNSLKAHKQIHTGEKLYMCDKCGKSFSYLRNLKDHKCYYI; encoded by the exons ATGGAGATACTGGCTAAGGAGGCTGTGGACAAAATCTACCAGCTATTCAACGAGTGCTCCTCTGTTCTGCATCTGGAAGTGTCTCGGAATCAAACTGAGAATGAGGACTTGAAGAAGAGGCTAGACGCGGTTGAGACCGAACTGAGGACTGTTTTAGAAGGGAGTGGAGGACGAGAGAACACATCAGCCAATGGCTGCTGCAGTGAAGTCAAGGTCATCCACCAGTTAAAAGGCACACAGCCAG GCTTTTGCGCTGGTGATGCAGAAGTGAAACGCTCCCCCATCCTCCACCTGTGGAAAGGGAGACTTCCCTCAACTGTAAACGAG cACTCCAACATGGAGGACACGATCGAGTCAGTTGTTATCAAAGAAGAAGGGTTGGAAGAGTACCTGTACAACAGCACATCAGACCCAAGTCATTTTTTAGAGAGCCAGGCCCAGGAGGTGAGTGACCCAGAGAACCCTACAGCGGACCCAAAGGACAAAGGTGGCGACACAGGGCCAAAGCGTTTGAGAAAGCCAAAGATCACAGGGGCTCGTCGGGCAAAGCCCAAAAAGGAGAACCACCTTAGCTGCAAGCACTGCAGGAAGACATTCAGCAAACTGATCCAGCTGAAAGCTCACCAGGCGATCCATGCAGCAGCGGAGAAACCTTTTATCTGCCAGCAGTGCGGCAGAGGTTTTTCCTTTAAACGCAGTTTGGATGCACACCAGCTgcttcacacaggagagagaccgcACACATGTGGCGAGTGTGGTAAAGCTTTCACCCTAAAGCAGCTACTCAAGAATCACCAGAGACTCCATGCAGGGTTGAGGCCGTTCCACTGTGACGAATGTGGCAAGAGCTTTAACCGGGCCCACGGTCTCAAGATGCACCAGATCGTCCACACGGGAGAGAGGAAGTACAGGTGTGAGATCTGCAAGAAGAGTTTCAGCATACCAGGAAATCTCCACAGGCACCAGCGTATACACACCGGTGAGAAACCGTTCCGTTGCGATACGTGCGGGAAAAGCTTCAACCAGGCAGACACTCTGAAAGGCCACCAGCGgatccacacaggagagaggccATTTACCTGTGAGACGTGCGGGAAATGTTTCATTCAAAGAAGTGCTCTGAAAATGCACCAAAGAACCCACGCAGGAGAGAGCGCCTTCCTCTGTGTGGTGTGCGGGACAGTCCTGGCTTGCGTCAACTCCCTCAAGACACACCTTCAGACTCACACAGCAGAGATGCCTTGTATGTGCTCAGTGTGCGGTAGTAGTCTCAATTCTCTCACTCACCTCAAATCGCACCAGCAACTCCACACTATGGAGAAGCCGCACAGCTGTGGCCTATGCAACAAGAGCTTCAAGTCGGTCAGCTACCTGAACATACACATGAAAACTCACACTGGGGAGAGACCGTTCACCTGTGACGTGTGTGGAAGGATGTTCACTCAACACAGCAGCCTGAAAACCCACCAGGCGGTCCATACTGGGGAGAAACCTTTCAGCTGTGAAACGTGTGGGAAATGTTTCAGCAACACTGGGAACCTCAACAGGCACCAGCggatacacactggagagaagccttttAGTTGTGACCTCTGTGGGAGGAGCTTCAACCAGGGCAACAGCCTCAAAGCCCACAAACaaatccacacaggagagaaacttTACATGTGCGACAAATGCGGGAAGAGTTTTTCCTACCTGAGGAATCTGAAAGATCACAAGTGTTACTATATCTAA
- the LOC112265310 gene encoding gastrula zinc finger protein XlCGF26.1 isoform X2 yields the protein MPFELFQLTQLTSFMEILAKEAVDKIYQLFNECSSVLHLEVSRNQTENEDLKKRLDAVETELRTVLEGSGGRENTSANGCCSEVKVIHQLKGTQPGFCAGDAEVKRSPILHLWKGRLPSTVNEHSNMEDTIESVVIKEEGLEEYLYNSTSDPSHFLESQAQEVSDPENPTADPKDKGGDTGPKRLRKPKITGARRAKPKKENHLSCKHCRKTFSKLIQLKAHQAIHAAAEKPFICQQCGRGFSFKRSLDAHQLLHTGERPHTCGECGKAFTLKQLLKNHQRLHAGLRPFHCDECGKSFNRAHGLKMHQIVHTGERKYRCEICKKSFSIPGNLHRHQRIHTGEKPFRCDTCGKSFNQADTLKGHQRIHTGERPFTCETCGKCFIQRSALKMHQRTHAGESAFLCVVCGTVLACVNSLKTHLQTHTAEMPCMCSVCGSSLNSLTHLKSHQQLHTMEKPHSCGLCNKSFKSVSYLNIHMKTHTGERPFTCDVCGRMFTQHSSLKTHQAVHTGEKPFSCETCGKCFSNTGNLNRHQRIHTGEKPFSCDLCGRSFNQGNSLKAHKQIHTGEKLYMCDKCGKSFSYLRNLKDHKCYYI from the exons ATGCCGTTCGAGTTGTTTCAG TTGACCCAGTTGACCTCTTTCATGGAGATACTGGCTAAGGAGGCTGTGGACAAAATCTACCAGCTATTCAACGAGTGCTCCTCTGTTCTGCATCTGGAAGTGTCTCGGAATCAAACTGAGAATGAGGACTTGAAGAAGAGGCTAGACGCGGTTGAGACCGAACTGAGGACTGTTTTAGAAGGGAGTGGAGGACGAGAGAACACATCAGCCAATGGCTGCTGCAGTGAAGTCAAGGTCATCCACCAGTTAAAAGGCACACAGCCAG GCTTTTGCGCTGGTGATGCAGAAGTGAAACGCTCCCCCATCCTCCACCTGTGGAAAGGGAGACTTCCCTCAACTGTAAACGAG cACTCCAACATGGAGGACACGATCGAGTCAGTTGTTATCAAAGAAGAAGGGTTGGAAGAGTACCTGTACAACAGCACATCAGACCCAAGTCATTTTTTAGAGAGCCAGGCCCAGGAGGTGAGTGACCCAGAGAACCCTACAGCGGACCCAAAGGACAAAGGTGGCGACACAGGGCCAAAGCGTTTGAGAAAGCCAAAGATCACAGGGGCTCGTCGGGCAAAGCCCAAAAAGGAGAACCACCTTAGCTGCAAGCACTGCAGGAAGACATTCAGCAAACTGATCCAGCTGAAAGCTCACCAGGCGATCCATGCAGCAGCGGAGAAACCTTTTATCTGCCAGCAGTGCGGCAGAGGTTTTTCCTTTAAACGCAGTTTGGATGCACACCAGCTgcttcacacaggagagagaccgcACACATGTGGCGAGTGTGGTAAAGCTTTCACCCTAAAGCAGCTACTCAAGAATCACCAGAGACTCCATGCAGGGTTGAGGCCGTTCCACTGTGACGAATGTGGCAAGAGCTTTAACCGGGCCCACGGTCTCAAGATGCACCAGATCGTCCACACGGGAGAGAGGAAGTACAGGTGTGAGATCTGCAAGAAGAGTTTCAGCATACCAGGAAATCTCCACAGGCACCAGCGTATACACACCGGTGAGAAACCGTTCCGTTGCGATACGTGCGGGAAAAGCTTCAACCAGGCAGACACTCTGAAAGGCCACCAGCGgatccacacaggagagaggccATTTACCTGTGAGACGTGCGGGAAATGTTTCATTCAAAGAAGTGCTCTGAAAATGCACCAAAGAACCCACGCAGGAGAGAGCGCCTTCCTCTGTGTGGTGTGCGGGACAGTCCTGGCTTGCGTCAACTCCCTCAAGACACACCTTCAGACTCACACAGCAGAGATGCCTTGTATGTGCTCAGTGTGCGGTAGTAGTCTCAATTCTCTCACTCACCTCAAATCGCACCAGCAACTCCACACTATGGAGAAGCCGCACAGCTGTGGCCTATGCAACAAGAGCTTCAAGTCGGTCAGCTACCTGAACATACACATGAAAACTCACACTGGGGAGAGACCGTTCACCTGTGACGTGTGTGGAAGGATGTTCACTCAACACAGCAGCCTGAAAACCCACCAGGCGGTCCATACTGGGGAGAAACCTTTCAGCTGTGAAACGTGTGGGAAATGTTTCAGCAACACTGGGAACCTCAACAGGCACCAGCggatacacactggagagaagccttttAGTTGTGACCTCTGTGGGAGGAGCTTCAACCAGGGCAACAGCCTCAAAGCCCACAAACaaatccacacaggagagaaacttTACATGTGCGACAAATGCGGGAAGAGTTTTTCCTACCTGAGGAATCTGAAAGATCACAAGTGTTACTATATCTAA